From Streptomonospora salina, the proteins below share one genomic window:
- a CDS encoding HD domain-containing protein yields the protein MTVGIAYVLVEELLRERLPRRWAHTQGVAACARKLAPLVDDRAKALEAAAVLHDIGYAPPLVNTGFRPLDGARHLRTIGSVDDRVARLVANHSFALLEAEQRGLREALEAEFPVVDDEQLADALVYCDMTTTPDGAPDNCR from the coding sequence ATGACGGTCGGGATTGCGTACGTTCTGGTGGAAGAGCTGCTGCGGGAGCGACTTCCTCGGCGATGGGCGCACACGCAGGGAGTGGCCGCCTGCGCACGGAAGCTGGCGCCTCTCGTCGATGACAGGGCCAAGGCGCTGGAGGCGGCAGCGGTGCTGCATGACATCGGCTATGCGCCACCGCTCGTCAACACCGGCTTCCGCCCCCTCGACGGCGCACGCCATCTACGGACGATCGGCTCGGTAGACGACCGGGTTGCCCGTCTCGTGGCGAACCATTCCTTCGCGCTGCTGGAGGCAGAGCAGCGCGGGCTACGCGAAGCGCTCGAAGCTGAATTTCCGGTGGTCGACGATGAGCAACTTGCGGACGCCCTGGTGTACTGCGACATGACGACGACGCCCGACGGGGCACCGGACAACTGCCGATGA
- a CDS encoding ABC transporter permease, translating into MSEPASATSAAGEAPRGLWGDAWDELKHRPIFWVSAGLIFVFVLMAAVPQLFTRVDPQWADLSLSMEPPSSEHWFGTDRQGRDVYARTIYGARASIVVGLTATVLTTLLGGTLGMVAAYRGGWVDALISRGGEILLGLPFVLGAIIILSTFAGSQSDAGPATIMMLVIATLTVLSWPMVARIARSAVYAVKNADYVNAARVVGAGPMRILFRHLLPNALAPIIVYGSLLIATFVSAEATLSFLGVGLRPPVISWGVAISESGDFIRQAFYLTLFPTVFLCATVLAFVLLGDAIRDALDPKLR; encoded by the coding sequence ATGAGTGAACCGGCTTCCGCCACCTCCGCCGCGGGCGAAGCGCCCCGCGGGCTGTGGGGCGACGCGTGGGACGAGTTGAAGCACCGGCCGATCTTCTGGGTCTCGGCAGGCCTGATCTTCGTCTTCGTGCTGATGGCGGCGGTCCCGCAGTTGTTCACCCGGGTCGACCCGCAGTGGGCCGACCTGTCGCTGAGCATGGAACCGCCCAGCTCCGAGCACTGGTTCGGCACCGACCGGCAGGGCCGCGACGTCTACGCCCGCACGATCTACGGTGCGCGGGCCTCCATCGTGGTGGGGCTGACCGCCACGGTGCTCACCACGCTGCTGGGCGGAACACTGGGGATGGTCGCCGCCTACCGCGGAGGATGGGTGGACGCCCTCATCTCCCGCGGCGGCGAGATCCTGCTGGGGCTGCCGTTCGTCCTCGGCGCCATCATCATCCTGTCCACCTTCGCGGGCTCCCAGAGCGACGCGGGCCCGGCCACGATCATGATGCTGGTGATCGCCACGCTCACGGTGCTGTCCTGGCCGATGGTGGCGCGCATCGCGCGCTCGGCGGTGTATGCCGTCAAGAACGCCGACTACGTCAACGCCGCCCGCGTCGTGGGCGCAGGACCGATGCGCATCCTGTTCCGGCACCTGCTGCCCAACGCGCTCGCGCCGATCATCGTCTACGGCTCGCTGCTGATCGCGACGTTCGTCAGCGCCGAAGCCACCCTGTCGTTCCTCGGCGTGGGCCTGCGGCCGCCGGTCATCTCGTGGGGCGTGGCCATCTCGGAGTCGGGCGACTTCATCCGCCAGGCCTTCTACCTCACCCTGTTCCCGACCGTCTTCCTGTGTGCCACGGTGCTGGCCTTCGTCCTGCTGGGCGACGCGATCCGCGACGCCCTGGACCCGAAGCTTCGCTAG
- a CDS encoding ABC transporter ATP-binding protein, with amino-acid sequence MTTQTGDRTPVLEARALVKHYPLTTGVVFKRTVGRVQAVDGVDFALEPGETLGVVGESGCGKSTLARMLVGLENPTSGSILLDGTDIAGKRGGQLQQMRRDVQMIFQDPYTSLNPRMTVGDIVGEPFDVHPGAAPAGSRGERIQELLEVVGLDPEHVNRYPHQFSGGQRQRIGIARALALRPRVIVCDEPISALDVSVQAQVINLLQRLQREFGIAFVFIAHDLSVVRHIADRVAVMYLGRFIETGPDARVYDETRHPYTQALLSAVPVPDPEGRQNRHRRILPGDVPSPADPPSGCRFRTRCHKAADLCAREEPALEIRPGTCHPSACHFPETDEAVRAG; translated from the coding sequence ATGACCACACAGACCGGTGACCGGACCCCCGTCCTGGAGGCGCGCGCCCTCGTCAAGCACTACCCGCTGACCACCGGGGTGGTGTTCAAGCGGACGGTCGGTCGGGTCCAGGCCGTCGACGGGGTGGACTTCGCGCTGGAGCCCGGCGAGACCCTCGGGGTGGTCGGCGAGTCCGGGTGCGGCAAGTCCACTCTGGCCCGCATGCTCGTCGGACTGGAAAACCCCACGTCGGGCTCGATCCTGCTGGATGGGACCGACATCGCGGGCAAACGCGGCGGACAACTCCAGCAGATGCGCCGCGACGTCCAGATGATCTTCCAGGACCCGTACACCTCGCTGAACCCCCGCATGACGGTGGGCGACATCGTCGGCGAACCGTTCGACGTGCACCCCGGGGCGGCCCCGGCGGGCAGCCGCGGCGAGCGGATCCAGGAGCTGCTGGAGGTGGTGGGGCTCGACCCCGAGCACGTCAACCGCTATCCGCACCAGTTCTCCGGCGGGCAGCGCCAGCGCATCGGCATCGCCCGCGCCCTGGCTCTGCGGCCGCGGGTCATCGTGTGCGACGAGCCGATCTCCGCGCTCGACGTCTCCGTCCAGGCCCAGGTCATCAACCTGCTGCAGCGGCTGCAGCGGGAGTTCGGGATCGCTTTCGTCTTCATCGCCCACGATCTGTCGGTGGTGCGCCACATCGCCGACCGCGTGGCGGTGATGTATTTGGGTAGGTTCATCGAGACCGGCCCGGACGCCCGCGTCTACGACGAGACGCGCCACCCCTACACGCAGGCGCTGCTGTCGGCGGTGCCCGTGCCCGATCCCGAAGGCCGGCAGAACCGCCACCGGCGCATCCTCCCCGGGGACGTGCCCAGCCCCGCCGACCCGCCCAGCGGGTGCCGGTTCCGCACCCGCTGCCACAAGGCCGCGGACCTCTGCGCCCGCGAGGAGCCCGCGCTGGAGATCCGCCCGGGAACCTGCCACCCCAGCGCCTGCCATTTCCCCGAAACCGACGAAGCGGTCCGGGCGGGGTGA
- a CDS encoding ABC transporter permease yields the protein MGRYALRRLLQSVPVVVGTTLLIYWMMWALPGDPFAGRCGERACPQDYIDAMNAQFMLDEPLLVQYGAYMANLVQFDFGLTYNMVPVATLIGQTFPVTLRLALIALAVEAGIGIVVGVIAGLRRNSYFDTLVFASTLVALSVPIFVIARFAQWGLGVNLGWITPTVSNEATWAELIVPGAVIATTTTAVLARLARTTVAENLSADYVRTAVAKGLPRSRVIGVHVLRNSLIPLVTLLGLDLGTLMVGAVVTEGIFNIDGLGGLVYNHILRLDSTVVVPAATLFVLIYIFANLLVDLLYGVLDPRIRYE from the coding sequence ATGGGTCGTTACGCGCTGCGGCGCCTGCTGCAATCGGTCCCCGTGGTGGTCGGGACCACCCTGTTGATCTACTGGATGATGTGGGCACTGCCCGGAGACCCCTTCGCGGGACGCTGCGGGGAGCGCGCTTGCCCCCAGGACTACATCGACGCCATGAACGCCCAGTTCATGCTGGACGAGCCGCTGCTGGTGCAGTACGGCGCCTACATGGCCAACCTGGTCCAGTTCGACTTCGGGCTCACCTACAACATGGTCCCCGTCGCCACGCTGATCGGCCAGACGTTTCCGGTCACCCTGCGGCTGGCGCTGATCGCGCTCGCCGTCGAAGCCGGCATCGGCATCGTCGTCGGGGTGATCGCCGGTCTGCGCCGCAACAGCTACTTCGACACCCTGGTGTTCGCCAGCACCCTGGTGGCGCTGTCGGTACCGATCTTCGTGATCGCCCGCTTCGCCCAATGGGGGCTGGGAGTCAACCTGGGCTGGATCACCCCCACGGTCTCCAACGAGGCCACCTGGGCGGAGCTGATCGTTCCCGGTGCGGTGATCGCCACGACCACCACCGCCGTACTCGCCCGCCTGGCCCGCACGACGGTCGCGGAGAACCTGAGCGCCGACTACGTCCGCACCGCCGTCGCCAAAGGGCTTCCGCGCAGCCGCGTGATCGGCGTGCACGTGCTGCGCAACTCGCTGATCCCGCTGGTGACCCTCCTGGGCCTGGACCTGGGCACCCTCATGGTGGGGGCGGTGGTCACCGAAGGGATCTTCAACATCGACGGGCTCGGCGGACTGGTCTACAACCACATCCTGCGGCTCGACTCCACCGTGGTCGTCCCGGCCGCCACCCTGTTCGTCCTGATCTACATCTTCGCCAACCTGCTCGTGGACCTGCTCTACGGCGTGCTCGACCCGAGGATCCGATATGAGTGA
- a CDS encoding ABC transporter ATP-binding protein, whose protein sequence is MALNRPDNDGRPHGADDTPPLLEVDDLHVEFRTRTGTAEAVNGVSFTVDGGETLAVMGESGSGKSVTAQAIMGILDTPPGRITGGGIRLRGRDLLGMTAEQRRRVRGEDVSIVFQDALSALNPLFPVGWQIAEMFRVHRGSSRAEANKRAVELMDLVHIPDARRRAGDYPHQFSGGMRQRIMIAMAIALDPGVLIADEPTTALDVTVQAQIMELLAELQRDRGMALILITHDLGVVADVADRVAVMYGGRVVEYAGVHDAYRRPAHPYTKGLLESIPRLDQVGADLQAIGGTPPSLTDMPVGCAFHPRCRYRRDTCVTDPPPMHTVAGDRGSACHFYQEVLDDHTDR, encoded by the coding sequence GTGGCACTGAACCGCCCCGACAACGACGGGCGCCCGCACGGCGCGGACGACACGCCCCCACTGCTGGAGGTCGACGACCTCCACGTGGAGTTCCGCACCCGCACCGGCACGGCCGAAGCGGTCAACGGCGTGAGCTTCACCGTCGACGGCGGCGAGACCCTGGCCGTCATGGGCGAATCCGGCTCCGGAAAGAGCGTCACCGCGCAGGCGATCATGGGGATCCTCGATACGCCCCCCGGCAGGATCACCGGCGGCGGCATCCGGCTGCGCGGACGCGACCTGCTCGGCATGACCGCCGAGCAGCGCCGGCGCGTCCGCGGCGAGGACGTCTCCATCGTCTTCCAGGACGCGCTGTCGGCCCTGAACCCGCTGTTCCCGGTCGGCTGGCAGATCGCCGAGATGTTCCGGGTCCACCGCGGCTCCTCCCGCGCAGAAGCCAACAAGCGGGCGGTGGAACTCATGGACCTGGTGCACATCCCCGACGCGCGGCGCCGCGCCGGCGACTATCCGCACCAGTTCTCCGGAGGGATGCGCCAGCGCATCATGATCGCCATGGCGATCGCCCTCGACCCCGGGGTGCTCATCGCCGACGAGCCCACGACCGCCCTCGACGTCACCGTGCAGGCCCAGATCATGGAGCTGCTGGCCGAACTGCAGCGGGACCGGGGCATGGCCCTGATCCTCATCACCCACGACCTGGGGGTGGTGGCCGACGTGGCCGACCGGGTCGCGGTGATGTACGGCGGGCGCGTGGTGGAGTACGCGGGTGTGCACGACGCCTACCGCCGCCCCGCCCACCCCTACACCAAGGGCCTGCTGGAGTCCATTCCGCGGCTCGACCAGGTCGGGGCGGACCTGCAGGCGATCGGTGGCACTCCGCCGAGCCTGACGGACATGCCGGTGGGCTGCGCTTTCCACCCGCGCTGCCGCTACCGGCGCGACACCTGCGTCACCGATCCGCCCCCGATGCACACCGTCGCAGGCGACCGTGGAAGCGCGTGCCACTTCTACCAGGAGGTACTGGATGACCACACAGACCGGTGA
- a CDS encoding helix-turn-helix domain-containing protein, with the protein MNERLRAALMQSGMTVKEVADACTVDPKTAGRWISGRVPHRRHRWTVANLLQVDETYLWPDSVQKTSHSGAAQSEIVATYPHRASVPREVWLSLLLGTMKQIDVLVFSGTFFAQTNPHIGRMLQERAQAGVRVRLCFGDPTGEAVGIRGHEEGIGDTLSAKIRASLTYYRALVGHPGCEVRLHDTTLYNSIFRYDDHLLVNPHIWGQPASANPLFQLRRTANAEWFERYAESFEAVWNTARPWAPDDQEHHRSG; encoded by the coding sequence GTGAATGAGCGACTCCGCGCCGCACTCATGCAATCCGGCATGACCGTGAAAGAGGTGGCCGACGCCTGCACGGTCGATCCGAAGACCGCTGGCCGCTGGATCAGTGGACGGGTCCCCCACCGTCGGCACCGCTGGACCGTCGCCAACTTGCTGCAGGTAGACGAGACGTACCTATGGCCGGATTCAGTCCAGAAGACGTCGCACTCCGGTGCCGCTCAGTCCGAGATTGTCGCCACCTATCCCCACCGCGCGAGCGTCCCCCGCGAGGTCTGGCTCTCCCTGCTGTTAGGGACGATGAAGCAGATCGATGTCCTGGTCTTCTCGGGGACCTTCTTCGCGCAGACGAATCCCCACATCGGACGCATGCTTCAAGAACGCGCGCAAGCTGGTGTGCGGGTGCGACTGTGCTTCGGCGATCCGACAGGAGAAGCGGTAGGTATCCGTGGCCACGAGGAGGGCATCGGCGACACCTTGTCCGCCAAGATCCGGGCGTCGCTCACCTACTACCGTGCGCTTGTCGGCCATCCAGGCTGCGAGGTGCGACTGCACGACACGACGCTGTACAACTCGATCTTCCGCTACGACGACCATCTTCTGGTCAACCCCCATATCTGGGGCCAGCCGGCCAGCGCAAACCCGCTCTTCCAACTCCGCCGTACCGCCAACGCCGAATGGTTCGAGCGGTACGCCGAGAGCTTCGAGGCAGTCTGGAACACAGCGCGCCCATGGGCGCCCGACGATCAGGAGCACCATCGCAGTGGGTAG
- a CDS encoding GNAT family N-acetyltransferase: MATGVEIAGPRIRLRELAEGDAPGLERVYGDRDVTRHLTFPPRSPEQCADVVGSAMSHAAAEPRTIYLLAAVDGTDTLIGVGRLGIDEHPHSGQIGFVLRADTRGRGVGGELVRLLLRLGFEELGLSRIWGARSPENAASQRVMAGAGMVEEGRIRRHVRSWGAWRDSVVHAILDDEWQPEAPSDVRG; encoded by the coding sequence GTGGCGACCGGTGTGGAGATCGCGGGCCCGCGCATCCGACTGCGGGAGTTGGCGGAGGGTGATGCGCCCGGCCTGGAGCGCGTCTACGGGGACCGGGACGTCACCCGCCACCTCACGTTCCCGCCGCGCTCTCCCGAGCAGTGCGCGGACGTCGTCGGCTCCGCGATGTCCCACGCCGCGGCCGAACCGCGGACGATATACCTGCTCGCGGCGGTCGACGGCACCGACACGCTGATCGGCGTCGGCCGGCTGGGCATCGACGAGCACCCGCACAGCGGTCAGATCGGCTTCGTGCTGCGCGCCGACACGCGGGGGCGCGGCGTGGGCGGCGAGCTCGTGCGGCTGCTCCTGCGGCTCGGCTTCGAAGAACTGGGCCTGAGCCGCATCTGGGGCGCACGCTCACCCGAGAACGCCGCCTCCCAGCGGGTCATGGCCGGCGCCGGGATGGTGGAAGAGGGCCGGATCCGGCGCCACGTGCGCAGCTGGGGCGCGTGGCGGGACTCCGTCGTGCACGCGATCCTCGACGACGAATGGCAGCCGGAGGCGCCGTCGGACGTGCGGGGGTGA
- a CDS encoding methyltransferase domain-containing protein — MTPELEQLLLESGRMAPAWRGAFRAVPRGAFLPDVIWPFSAGEASTPVDRRTEYEAWAQWAEENVPLTVQHDDGAPTGPGVYTSSSSMPSIVAAMLRDLDVEPGMRALEIGTGTGWNAGLLSCRLGDRAVTTVEVDEVLADQARARLAAAGFAPTVVVGDGLAGHAPGAPYDRVIATAGVRSIPPAWIAQTRPGGVIVAPWGTDYSRQDAIARLVVGDDGTAGGRLTGPAEFMKARSHRRKWPVHEEYVTDWPGAVTGSDLTLDEVFDPAYGGTGLLLGLLVDACTHTVHEGTAWLYGITDRSWAAAVAESPEVRVHQSGPRRLWDEVETAYRWWLDRGRPEVDRFGLTVDADGQRVWLDSPDTPITRVALK, encoded by the coding sequence GTGACACCTGAGCTGGAGCAGCTGCTCCTCGAATCGGGCCGCATGGCCCCCGCGTGGCGCGGCGCCTTCCGCGCCGTGCCGCGCGGCGCTTTCCTGCCCGACGTCATCTGGCCCTTCTCCGCCGGGGAGGCGAGCACGCCCGTCGATCGCCGCACCGAGTACGAAGCGTGGGCGCAGTGGGCCGAGGAGAACGTGCCCCTGACCGTGCAGCACGACGACGGAGCTCCGACCGGTCCGGGTGTCTACACCTCCAGCTCCTCGATGCCGAGCATCGTCGCGGCGATGCTGCGCGACCTCGACGTCGAGCCGGGCATGCGGGCGCTGGAAATCGGCACCGGAACCGGGTGGAACGCCGGCCTGCTCAGCTGCCGGCTCGGCGACCGGGCCGTCACCACCGTGGAGGTCGACGAGGTCCTGGCCGATCAAGCCCGCGCCCGGCTGGCGGCCGCCGGCTTCGCGCCCACGGTCGTGGTCGGCGACGGGCTGGCGGGCCACGCGCCGGGTGCACCGTATGACCGAGTCATCGCCACCGCGGGTGTGCGGTCCATCCCGCCGGCCTGGATCGCCCAGACCCGGCCGGGCGGGGTGATCGTGGCGCCGTGGGGCACCGACTACAGTCGCCAGGACGCCATCGCCCGTCTGGTCGTCGGCGACGACGGAACCGCCGGCGGTCGGCTCACGGGGCCGGCGGAGTTCATGAAGGCTCGCTCGCACCGTCGAAAATGGCCGGTCCACGAGGAGTACGTCACCGACTGGCCCGGCGCCGTCACCGGCTCGGACCTCACCCTCGACGAGGTCTTCGATCCCGCCTACGGCGGTACCGGCCTGCTGCTGGGCCTGCTGGTGGACGCCTGCACGCACACCGTGCACGAGGGCACGGCCTGGCTGTACGGGATCACCGACCGCTCGTGGGCCGCGGCTGTGGCCGAGAGCCCGGAAGTGCGCGTGCACCAGTCGGGGCCGCGGCGGCTGTGGGACGAGGTCGAGACCGCCTACCGGTGGTGGCTGGACCGCGGCCGCCCCGAGGTCGACCGGTTCGGGCTGACCGTGGACGCCGACGGGCAGCGGGTGTGGCTGGACTCCCCGGATACGCCCATCACCCGCGTGGCCCTGAAGTAG
- a CDS encoding DUF4352 domain-containing protein: protein MSYGDHPPPPPPPVPPNPPRRDGLTTGSKIGLGCGIAAAVGFMLLFGGCMAVIVAAPGGDTVESTDPPQAGSGSGSGSDRQDTQEQQEDQEDTPAGIGDTVESGAFAFTVTGVETGVAEVSDDSGYITETPDGRYVVVAVTVENIGDESGYFDSSSQTLVDVDDKQYSTDTAAEITGGAESFLNEINPGNEVEGELVFDVPAGVELDRLELRDFVSFDESAVVDVSGER, encoded by the coding sequence ATGAGCTACGGCGATCACCCCCCGCCGCCCCCACCGCCCGTCCCGCCGAATCCGCCGCGCCGCGACGGACTCACCACCGGCAGCAAGATCGGACTCGGCTGCGGTATCGCCGCGGCCGTCGGGTTCATGCTGCTGTTCGGCGGATGCATGGCCGTGATCGTGGCCGCGCCCGGCGGTGACACGGTCGAGTCCACCGACCCGCCGCAGGCCGGCAGCGGCAGCGGCAGCGGCAGCGATCGACAGGACACGCAGGAGCAGCAGGAGGATCAGGAGGACACGCCTGCGGGGATCGGCGACACCGTCGAATCCGGGGCGTTCGCGTTCACCGTCACCGGCGTGGAGACCGGTGTTGCGGAGGTCTCGGACGACTCCGGGTACATCACCGAGACCCCGGACGGCCGATACGTGGTGGTGGCCGTGACCGTAGAGAACATCGGCGACGAGTCCGGATACTTCGACTCTTCGTCGCAGACCCTGGTGGACGTGGACGACAAGCAGTACTCGACGGATACGGCCGCGGAGATCACGGGGGGCGCGGAGTCCTTCCTGAACGAGATCAACCCCGGCAACGAAGTCGAGGGAGAACTCGTGTTCGACGTGCCCGCAGGGGTGGAACTGGACCGGCTGGAGCTGCGGGACTTCGTCAGCTTCGACGAATCCGCCGTGGTGGACGTGTCCGGGGAGCGGTGA
- a CDS encoding LysR family transcriptional regulator codes for MERKHLEYYLAIASHGSFTSAASSLRIAQPSLSYAIGVLEREVGAPLFRRVGRGVVLTPVGEALLDPARQVLHDFMRVQTAAQRVSGLVSGRIDIAAVTTLAVDPLASLVGSFRNRYPGVEFRIVDAENAASIVDLVRRGQCEVGLTEHGIPTTGMRVLDLPQQEVLAVLPPSADPPEEPISLQRIAEMDLVTTPSGTTTRSALDSALALTASSPRIAVETTHRAAIVPLVIAGSGATLLPHRLAMEAAGLGAVVVSVAPPLARRGVLVWPPDSLSPAAQAFVDLVSDWQAADDTDGPGHLDGAHPG; via the coding sequence GTGGAACGGAAGCATCTCGAGTACTACCTCGCGATCGCGAGCCACGGGAGTTTCACGAGCGCGGCGAGCTCGCTGCGGATCGCACAGCCGTCGCTGTCCTATGCAATAGGGGTTCTGGAGCGCGAGGTCGGGGCGCCGCTGTTCCGCCGGGTCGGGCGGGGCGTCGTGCTGACCCCCGTCGGAGAGGCGCTGCTGGACCCCGCCCGCCAGGTGCTGCACGACTTCATGCGGGTGCAGACCGCGGCCCAGCGGGTGTCGGGGCTCGTGTCGGGGCGGATCGACATCGCCGCCGTCACCACCCTGGCCGTCGACCCCCTCGCGTCCCTCGTCGGTTCGTTCCGCAACCGCTACCCCGGTGTGGAGTTCCGCATCGTCGACGCGGAGAACGCGGCCTCGATCGTCGACCTCGTCCGCCGCGGGCAGTGCGAGGTCGGCCTCACCGAGCACGGCATCCCGACCACGGGTATGCGGGTGCTCGACCTCCCTCAGCAGGAGGTTCTGGCGGTCCTCCCGCCCTCGGCGGACCCGCCCGAGGAGCCGATCTCCCTGCAGCGGATCGCGGAGATGGACCTCGTCACCACTCCGAGCGGCACCACCACCCGGAGCGCCCTCGACAGCGCGCTCGCGCTCACCGCGTCGTCACCGCGCATCGCCGTGGAGACGACGCACCGCGCCGCGATCGTGCCGTTGGTGATCGCCGGCTCCGGCGCGACCCTGCTGCCGCACCGGCTCGCCATGGAGGCGGCCGGCCTCGGAGCCGTGGTCGTCAGCGTCGCACCGCCGCTGGCCCGCCGGGGCGTGCTCGTGTGGCCGCCGGACTCGCTGTCGCCGGCGGCCCAGGCGTTCGTCGACCTCGTCTCCGACTGGCAGGCCGCCGACGACACGGACGGCCCCGGACACCTCGACGGGGCCCACCCCGGCTGA
- a CDS encoding NUDIX hydrolase codes for MGRTEYYYDPKAPKANTLIPASNLLVVNNEGAILLQRRRDTGQWALPGGAQDIGETAAQCAVRECAEETGIAAEVTGFLGVYTNPDHIVAYSDGEVRQQYENAYIGRSFGGKPTVNDEADGVRFVQPADLDKYDIHPSMRQQISDYLAGTYPYLG; via the coding sequence GTGGGTAGGACTGAGTACTACTACGACCCCAAGGCCCCTAAGGCCAACACGTTGATCCCCGCCAGCAATCTGCTAGTCGTAAATAACGAGGGAGCCATTCTCCTCCAGCGGCGCCGCGACACCGGCCAATGGGCATTGCCCGGCGGAGCTCAAGACATCGGCGAGACTGCCGCCCAGTGCGCGGTACGCGAATGCGCGGAGGAGACTGGCATCGCCGCTGAGGTCACCGGATTCCTCGGTGTCTATACCAACCCGGACCACATCGTCGCCTACAGCGACGGTGAGGTTCGCCAGCAATACGAGAACGCTTACATCGGGCGCTCCTTCGGCGGCAAGCCCACCGTTAACGACGAGGCCGACGGTGTCCGCTTCGTGCAGCCTGCCGACCTCGACAAGTACGACATCCACCCCAGCATGCGCCAGCAGATCAGTGACTACCTCGCCGGGACCTACCCCTATCTCGGCTGA
- a CDS encoding peptide ABC transporter substrate-binding protein has translation MSMRATRFRTAFAVAAAAVMAVSGCSGGGDDGDAGQTTVTVDGGQPENPLVPADTNEVFGGDVLDTLFSGLVRYDPETADPENYVADSIETEDNQTFTITVKEGWTFHDGTEVTAESFVDAWNWGAYGPNANLNAYWFEQIEGYDEVHPEAEDPEADPPEPEAEEMSGLEVIDDYTFEVTLNDPYAQFPMRLGYTAFAPLPEVFFEDPEAFGRDPVGNGPFRFGSWTDNQEITVEAYDDFAGSHAAQVDAVTWRMYDDREAAYADLLAGNLDVMTRLTPAAMANEVYKDDLGDRYIEQEAGLMFTLTVTGNEPGYDDARFRRALSMAIDREAIVDEIFEGTQLASNGWAPGVVIGAQDGACGEACEHSPDQANDLLQEALDDGFEPPEEVEIWFNDDADHREWVTAVVNSINQTFDGELEAVAKPVPTFSEFRSGINGDQYSGLLRTGWQMDYPHLENFLSPLYETGASSNDGDYSNEEFDRLMAEGRQESDRDAAVEKYREAERILAEDMPAVPIYTARTITGYSEDMSNVEVTPFGVPAFANLEK, from the coding sequence ATGAGTATGCGAGCAACCAGGTTCCGCACCGCGTTCGCGGTGGCCGCGGCGGCCGTCATGGCCGTCAGCGGCTGTTCGGGCGGTGGCGACGACGGCGACGCGGGCCAGACGACGGTCACCGTCGACGGCGGCCAACCGGAGAACCCGCTGGTTCCCGCCGATACCAACGAGGTTTTCGGCGGCGACGTCCTGGATACGCTGTTCTCCGGGCTCGTGCGCTACGACCCGGAGACGGCCGATCCGGAGAATTACGTCGCGGACTCCATCGAAACCGAGGACAACCAGACCTTCACTATCACCGTCAAGGAAGGGTGGACTTTCCACGACGGAACCGAGGTCACGGCCGAGAGTTTTGTGGACGCCTGGAACTGGGGCGCCTACGGGCCCAATGCGAATCTGAACGCGTACTGGTTCGAGCAGATCGAGGGCTATGACGAGGTCCACCCCGAAGCGGAGGACCCCGAGGCCGACCCGCCCGAGCCCGAGGCCGAGGAGATGTCGGGCCTGGAGGTGATCGACGACTACACGTTCGAGGTCACGCTGAACGACCCCTACGCGCAGTTCCCGATGCGCCTGGGCTACACCGCCTTCGCCCCGCTGCCGGAGGTCTTCTTCGAGGACCCCGAGGCGTTCGGCCGCGATCCCGTCGGCAACGGCCCGTTCCGGTTCGGCTCCTGGACCGACAACCAGGAGATCACCGTCGAGGCCTACGACGACTTCGCCGGCTCCCACGCCGCCCAGGTCGACGCCGTCACCTGGCGGATGTACGACGACCGCGAGGCCGCCTACGCCGACCTGCTCGCCGGCAACCTCGACGTCATGACCCGCCTCACCCCTGCCGCGATGGCCAACGAGGTCTACAAGGACGACCTCGGGGACCGCTACATCGAGCAGGAGGCCGGGCTGATGTTCACCCTGACCGTCACCGGCAACGAACCCGGCTACGACGACGCCCGGTTCCGCCGGGCCCTGTCCATGGCGATCGACCGCGAGGCGATCGTCGACGAGATCTTCGAAGGCACCCAGTTGGCGTCGAACGGCTGGGCCCCCGGCGTCGTCATCGGCGCCCAGGACGGCGCCTGCGGCGAGGCCTGCGAGCACTCCCCGGACCAGGCCAACGACCTGCTGCAGGAGGCCCTCGACGACGGGTTCGAGCCGCCGGAGGAAGTCGAGATCTGGTTCAACGACGACGCCGACCACCGCGAGTGGGTCACAGCCGTGGTCAACAGCATCAACCAGACCTTCGACGGTGAACTGGAGGCCGTCGCCAAGCCGGTGCCGACCTTCAGCGAGTTCCGCTCCGGCATCAACGGCGACCAGTACAGCGGCCTGCTGCGCACCGGCTGGCAGATGGACTACCCGCACCTGGAGAACTTCCTCTCGCCGCTGTACGAGACCGGCGCCTCCTCCAACGACGGCGACTACAGCAACGAGGAGTTCGACCGGCTGATGGCCGAAGGCCGCCAGGAATCCGACCGGGACGCGGCGGTCGAGAAGTACCGGGAGGCCGAGCGCATCCTCGCCGAGGACATGCCCGCAGTGCCGATCTACACGGCGCGCACCATCACGGGCTACTCCGAGGACATGAGCAACGTCGAGGTCACCCCGTTCGGTGTTCCCGCTTTCGCGAACCTCGAGAAGTAG